In the Gammaproteobacteria bacterium genome, one interval contains:
- a CDS encoding porin: protein MKTHNGYASVLAMTIGGMLAASPAHAFEFNIYGVGHLSADSVDDGSSTDEGVASNSSRLGFKGNHDLGGGMKALFQAEAGIDLTGQGGNDGNGGSPDDGDVFTNARDSYVGLAGDWGTLLAGKLGGLNQWVYDYNLFADQVGDLGNIWGGSGLPGRVTSTLHYRTPDFSGLSVGFSYIPDEDNIAAAPNITPAASAPLPSDPSPPNVNSDDIWLVKADYASGGLKLGGAYTNIDLRANDWEVWAITGSYDFGRFTVGGGWQNESDMGGAAGNDRDSYTLGASAKVGTSGTVKAQVAHSDGDASNSDATQWAVGYDHALNKYVTVYGAYAATDNDSAAAFSANNYGKGDAVTPALGDDPGAFSIGLVVTFDAQVWPR from the coding sequence ATGAAGACTCACAACGGGTATGCCAGTGTTCTGGCCATGACCATCGGCGGCATGCTGGCAGCCTCGCCGGCCCATGCCTTCGAATTCAACATCTACGGCGTCGGCCACCTGTCCGCCGACAGCGTGGACGACGGCAGCTCCACCGACGAAGGCGTGGCCAGCAACTCCTCGCGGCTCGGCTTCAAGGGGAACCACGACCTCGGCGGCGGTATGAAGGCCCTGTTCCAGGCCGAGGCCGGGATCGATCTCACCGGCCAGGGGGGTAACGACGGCAACGGCGGCAGCCCCGACGACGGCGATGTCTTCACCAACGCGCGGGACAGCTATGTGGGTCTGGCGGGCGACTGGGGCACCCTGCTGGCCGGCAAGCTGGGCGGCCTCAACCAGTGGGTCTACGACTACAACCTGTTCGCCGACCAGGTGGGTGACCTCGGCAACATCTGGGGTGGCAGCGGCCTGCCGGGGCGTGTCACCAGCACCCTGCACTACCGCACCCCCGACTTCAGCGGCCTCAGCGTCGGCTTTTCCTATATCCCCGACGAGGACAACATCGCTGCCGCCCCCAATATCACCCCCGCCGCAAGCGCCCCCCTTCCCAGCGACCCCAGCCCACCCAACGTGAACTCGGACGACATCTGGCTGGTCAAGGCCGATTATGCCAGCGGCGGGCTCAAGCTCGGCGGGGCCTATACCAACATCGATCTCAGAGCCAACGATTGGGAGGTATGGGCCATCACCGGCAGCTATGATTTCGGCCGCTTCACGGTGGGCGGCGGCTGGCAGAACGAGTCGGACATGGGCGGCGCCGCCGGCAATGATCGAGACAGCTATACTTTAGGTGCCAGTGCCAAGGTGGGAACCAGCGGCACCGTCAAGGCCCAGGTGGCCCACAGCGACGGCGACGCCTCGAACAGCGATGCCACCCAGTGGGCCGTGGGTTACGACCACGCCCTCAACAAGTACGTCACGGTCTACGGGGCCTATGCCGCCACCGACAACGACTCTGCCGCCGCGTTCTCGGCCAACAACTACGGCAAGGGCGATGCGGTGACGCCAGCCCTGGGCGACGACCCCGGGGCCTTCTCCATCGGCCTGGTAGTCACCTTCGACGCCCAGGTATGGCCCCGCTGA
- a CDS encoding arsenate reductase (azurin) large subunit — protein sequence MSLFKDRIPLPPKGAQKTNMTCHFCIVGCGYHVYKWPADQEGGRAPDQNALGLDFRRQVPTMQATLTTSMVNRIKDKDGRAYNIMVVPDKECTVNQGLSSTRGGQMASIMYADHTPVGDRRLKYPMLFTGDDWVETNWDQALAVYAGVTKRILDEFGPDQVFCNLFDHGGAGGGFENTWGSGKLMFSGIGTQMVRMHNRPAYNSECHATRDMGIGELNNSYEDAELADCLFSVGANAYETQTNYFLAHWVPNLSGASTSKKKKWFPGETAGRGRVIFVDPRRSLTVSVTEQSAGKENVLHLAINPGTDTALFNGLLTYVVDQGWHDEDFIAAHTSGFDEALKANRLRLEECARITGVAAADIRKAAEWAYKPKASGHRPRTMHGYEKGIIWGNDNYRTQSALVDLVLATHNVGRRGTGVVRMGGHQEGYVRPPYPGPRPAPFIDEEIIKGNGKMLTVWGCNAFQTTLNNEAYREAVYHRAGIVREAMAKAKGASSADMVDLIYDAVRTKGGLFVSVIDLYRIKFADAAHMLLPATHPGEMNLTAMNGERRLRLSERFMDPPGLAKPDCLIAAGIANTLKGLYEKEGDAKMAARFAGFDWQTEEDAFNDGFRMAHEKEIDSQGGATGHLATYARLREAGNNGVQLPIKEYANGKLVGTEMIYTDAKFDTDDGKAHFLPAPWTGLPATVERQRERHAFWINNGRTNHIWQTAYHDQHVPFRRQRFPMSPVEMNPDDAKGLGINAGDIVEIHNDYGSTFAMAYPEPDIKPGHVFMMFGYDNGVVGDVVTDWTDRNVIPYYKGTWADIRRVGDMETYKRTVSFKRRRYS from the coding sequence ATGAGCTTATTCAAGGACCGCATCCCGCTCCCTCCCAAGGGGGCCCAAAAGACCAACATGACCTGTCACTTCTGCATCGTCGGCTGCGGCTACCACGTGTACAAGTGGCCCGCCGACCAGGAAGGCGGCCGGGCGCCGGACCAGAACGCCCTGGGGCTGGACTTCCGCCGCCAGGTACCCACCATGCAGGCCACCCTGACCACCTCCATGGTCAATCGCATCAAGGACAAGGACGGCCGTGCCTACAACATCATGGTCGTGCCGGACAAGGAGTGCACCGTGAACCAGGGGCTGTCCTCGACCCGCGGCGGCCAGATGGCGAGCATCATGTATGCCGACCACACCCCGGTGGGCGACCGGCGCCTCAAGTACCCCATGCTGTTCACCGGTGATGACTGGGTGGAGACCAACTGGGACCAGGCGCTGGCCGTCTATGCCGGCGTCACCAAGCGCATCCTCGACGAGTTCGGGCCGGACCAGGTCTTCTGCAACCTCTTCGACCACGGCGGTGCCGGCGGCGGCTTCGAGAACACCTGGGGCAGCGGCAAGCTGATGTTCTCCGGCATCGGCACCCAGATGGTGCGCATGCACAACCGCCCGGCCTACAACTCCGAGTGCCACGCCACCCGGGACATGGGGATCGGCGAGCTCAACAATTCCTACGAGGACGCCGAGCTGGCGGACTGCCTGTTCTCGGTGGGGGCCAACGCCTACGAGACCCAGACCAACTACTTCCTGGCCCACTGGGTACCCAACCTCAGCGGCGCCAGCACTTCCAAGAAGAAAAAGTGGTTCCCGGGCGAAACGGCGGGCCGCGGCCGTGTCATCTTCGTGGACCCGCGGCGCTCCCTCACCGTGTCGGTGACCGAACAAAGCGCCGGCAAGGAGAACGTGCTCCATCTCGCCATCAACCCGGGCACCGACACCGCCCTGTTCAACGGCCTGCTCACCTACGTGGTGGACCAGGGCTGGCACGACGAGGACTTCATCGCCGCCCATACCAGCGGCTTCGACGAGGCCCTGAAGGCCAACCGCCTCCGCCTCGAGGAGTGCGCCCGCATCACCGGTGTGGCGGCGGCCGATATCCGCAAGGCGGCCGAATGGGCCTACAAGCCCAAGGCCTCCGGCCACCGCCCCCGCACCATGCACGGCTACGAGAAGGGCATCATCTGGGGCAACGACAACTACCGCACCCAGTCGGCGCTGGTGGACCTGGTGCTCGCCACCCACAACGTGGGTCGTCGCGGCACCGGCGTGGTACGCATGGGCGGGCACCAGGAGGGCTACGTCCGTCCGCCCTACCCCGGCCCCCGGCCCGCGCCCTTCATCGACGAGGAGATCATCAAGGGCAACGGCAAGATGCTCACGGTGTGGGGCTGCAACGCCTTCCAGACCACCCTCAACAACGAGGCCTATCGCGAGGCGGTCTATCACCGCGCCGGCATCGTGCGCGAGGCCATGGCCAAGGCCAAAGGGGCCTCCAGCGCCGACATGGTGGACCTCATCTACGATGCGGTGCGGACCAAGGGCGGCTTGTTCGTGTCGGTGATCGACCTCTACCGCATCAAGTTCGCCGACGCCGCCCACATGCTCCTGCCCGCCACCCATCCGGGGGAGATGAACCTCACCGCCATGAACGGCGAGCGGCGCCTGCGGCTGTCGGAGCGTTTCATGGACCCGCCGGGACTGGCCAAGCCCGACTGCCTCATCGCCGCCGGCATCGCCAACACCCTGAAGGGGCTGTACGAGAAGGAAGGCGACGCCAAGATGGCGGCGCGCTTCGCCGGCTTCGACTGGCAGACCGAGGAGGACGCCTTCAACGACGGCTTCCGCATGGCCCACGAAAAGGAGATCGACAGCCAGGGCGGGGCCACCGGCCATCTGGCCACCTATGCCCGCCTGCGCGAGGCCGGCAACAACGGCGTCCAGTTGCCCATCAAGGAGTACGCCAACGGCAAGCTGGTGGGCACCGAGATGATCTACACCGACGCCAAGTTCGATACCGACGATGGCAAGGCGCACTTCCTGCCCGCCCCCTGGACCGGCCTGCCGGCGACGGTGGAGCGCCAACGCGAGCGGCACGCCTTCTGGATCAACAACGGCCGCACCAACCACATCTGGCAGACGGCATACCATGACCAGCACGTGCCCTTCCGCCGCCAGCGCTTCCCCATGTCGCCGGTGGAGATGAACCCCGACGACGCCAAGGGTCTGGGCATCAACGCCGGGGACATCGTGGAGATCCATAACGACTACGGCTCCACCTTCGCCATGGCCTATCCCGAGCCCGACATCAAACCCGGACACGTGTTCATGATGTTCGGCTACGACAACGGCGTGGTGGGCGACGTGGTCACCGACTGGACCGACCGCAACGTGATCCCCTACTACAAGGGCACCTGGGCGGACATCCGGCGCGTGGGCGACATGGAGACCTACAAGCGCACGGTGTCCTTCAAGCGCCGGCGTTACAGCTAG
- a CDS encoding molybdopterin-dependent oxidoreductase: MTQDIETREVSAPANPSRRDFLKGSAGSVGLGMIAAAGGGPMLSFLARDAEAASGDSTERWLASTCQGCTSWCPVQVNVTDGRAIKIQGNPHSKANHGNICPRPHLSLQQVYDPDRIKVPMKRTNPNKGRDEDPGFVPISWDEALDMVADRMMELRAAEETHKFMVLRGRYSYLRDIIYSALPKVFGSPNGISHSAICAEGEKFGAYYTEGFWDYRDYDLEHTRYVLCWGADPVSSNRQVPHAMNIWGQVRDQAQIAVVDPRLSATAAKANEWLPVIPGEDAALAVAMAHVILTEGLWSREFVGDFADGENRFRAGVDVAEELFSEVHTHGLVRWWNIELKDRTPEWAEGHCGIPADQIRRVAIGFARAAPASISWVSPGTAMQARGGYAAMAAHALNGLVGSTDNKGGVVQSTKIPAGKIPSYSDYQDELAKKLSKKPKIDQRGTLEFPSLKKGKSGGGVVTNNTADAMLNEDPYEIKVAIAYWANFAFSCSDAERWERALTKLPFLVHITVNASELTNFADVVLPAAQQLYEKWSFLKSKQNLHSYASLTQRVIEPLWDVRQDESEIPWMLAEKLAARGFDNLHRYYKEAFVDPETGAHPRDGEEFTMAALKMMTRAMWDSSHPDYGKYGDKLKGWQDYVDKGVWNAHRYTYKTKWGNFKTKTHKFEFYSETLKEALEKHAEKHGVSVDEVLAKTNYTASGEQAFVPHFEPARRWGSEAEFPLVFFEHRSRLNREGRSANCTWYQAHKNCDPGDENWDDVLKMNPVDADRFGLKDREMVRVVSETGEMTVRLKLWEGLRPGTVAKCYGQGHWAYGRVAALDFQNRVPRGGNNNTILPAEYDRLSGSTARHGGCARVKVVRA, translated from the coding sequence ATGACACAAGATATCGAAACGCGAGAGGTGTCCGCCCCCGCGAACCCGTCCCGGCGCGACTTCCTCAAGGGTTCGGCCGGAAGCGTCGGCCTGGGTATGATTGCCGCCGCCGGTGGCGGCCCCATGCTCAGTTTCCTCGCCCGTGATGCGGAGGCAGCGAGCGGCGATAGCACCGAGCGCTGGTTGGCCTCCACCTGCCAGGGGTGCACCAGTTGGTGCCCGGTGCAGGTAAACGTGACGGATGGCCGTGCCATCAAGATCCAGGGCAATCCCCATTCCAAGGCTAACCATGGCAACATCTGTCCGCGGCCCCATCTGTCTTTGCAGCAGGTCTATGATCCGGACCGCATCAAGGTGCCCATGAAGCGCACCAATCCCAACAAGGGTCGCGACGAGGATCCGGGCTTCGTGCCCATCTCCTGGGACGAGGCCCTGGATATGGTCGCCGACCGCATGATGGAGCTGCGGGCCGCTGAGGAGACCCATAAGTTCATGGTGCTCCGCGGCCGTTACAGCTATCTGCGGGACATCATCTATTCTGCCCTGCCCAAGGTCTTCGGTTCGCCCAACGGTATCAGCCATTCGGCCATCTGCGCCGAGGGCGAGAAGTTCGGGGCCTATTACACCGAGGGGTTCTGGGACTACCGCGATTACGACTTGGAGCACACCCGCTACGTGCTGTGCTGGGGCGCCGATCCGGTGTCATCCAACCGTCAGGTGCCCCACGCCATGAACATATGGGGCCAGGTCAGGGACCAGGCGCAGATCGCCGTGGTGGATCCGCGGCTTTCGGCCACCGCCGCGAAGGCCAATGAGTGGTTGCCGGTGATCCCGGGCGAGGATGCCGCCCTGGCCGTGGCCATGGCCCATGTCATCCTCACCGAGGGCTTGTGGAGCCGGGAGTTCGTCGGCGATTTCGCGGACGGCGAGAACCGTTTCCGTGCCGGAGTGGACGTGGCGGAGGAGTTGTTCTCCGAAGTTCATACCCATGGCCTGGTGCGCTGGTGGAACATCGAACTCAAGGACCGCACCCCGGAGTGGGCGGAGGGGCACTGCGGCATCCCGGCGGATCAGATCCGGCGTGTGGCCATTGGTTTCGCGCGTGCCGCACCGGCCTCCATCAGTTGGGTGTCGCCGGGGACCGCCATGCAGGCCCGCGGTGGCTACGCGGCCATGGCGGCCCATGCCCTCAACGGTTTGGTAGGTTCCACCGATAACAAGGGGGGCGTGGTCCAGTCCACCAAGATCCCGGCCGGCAAGATCCCGTCCTATTCGGACTACCAGGACGAGCTGGCCAAGAAGCTCTCCAAGAAGCCCAAGATCGATCAGCGGGGCACCCTGGAGTTCCCGTCCCTCAAGAAGGGCAAGAGCGGCGGCGGGGTGGTGACCAACAACACCGCCGATGCCATGCTCAACGAGGATCCCTATGAGATCAAGGTGGCCATCGCCTACTGGGCCAACTTCGCCTTCTCCTGCTCCGATGCCGAGCGTTGGGAACGGGCCCTGACCAAGCTGCCCTTCCTGGTGCACATCACGGTCAATGCCTCGGAGTTGACCAACTTCGCGGACGTGGTGTTGCCCGCGGCCCAGCAGTTGTACGAGAAGTGGAGCTTCCTGAAGAGTAAACAGAACCTCCACAGCTATGCCAGTCTCACCCAGCGGGTCATCGAGCCCCTGTGGGACGTGCGCCAGGACGAGAGCGAGATCCCGTGGATGCTGGCCGAGAAACTGGCCGCGCGGGGCTTCGATAACCTGCACCGTTACTACAAGGAGGCCTTCGTGGATCCGGAAACGGGAGCCCATCCCAGGGACGGCGAGGAATTCACCATGGCGGCCCTGAAGATGATGACCCGGGCGATGTGGGACAGCAGTCACCCGGACTACGGCAAGTACGGTGATAAGCTCAAGGGCTGGCAGGACTATGTGGATAAGGGGGTGTGGAACGCCCACCGGTACACCTATAAGACCAAGTGGGGCAACTTCAAGACCAAGACCCACAAGTTCGAGTTCTACAGTGAAACGTTGAAGGAGGCCCTGGAAAAACATGCCGAGAAGCATGGTGTCAGCGTGGACGAGGTGCTGGCGAAGACCAACTACACCGCTTCGGGGGAGCAGGCCTTCGTGCCCCATTTCGAGCCCGCGCGGCGCTGGGGCAGCGAGGCGGAGTTTCCCCTGGTGTTCTTCGAGCATCGCAGCCGCCTGAACCGGGAAGGACGCTCGGCCAACTGCACCTGGTATCAGGCCCACAAGAACTGCGACCCGGGTGATGAGAACTGGGACGATGTATTGAAGATGAACCCCGTGGATGCAGACCGCTTCGGGCTCAAGGACAGGGAGATGGTCCGGGTGGTGTCGGAGACGGGAGAGATGACCGTGCGCCTCAAGCTGTGGGAAGGGTTGCGTCCCGGCACGGTGGCCAAGTGCTACGGTCAGGGCCATTGGGCCTATGGCCGGGTGGCGGCCCTGGACTTTCAGAACAGGGTGCCCCGCGGCGGCAACAACAACACCATCCTGCCCGCCGAATACGACCGCCTCAGCGGTTCCACCGCCCGGCATGGTGGTTGCGCCCGGGTAAAAGTGGTCCGCGCCTGA
- a CDS encoding molecular chaperone TorD family protein has translation MPPGEPGAAEVRANVWYTLARALARPDTWPPDLDELLEGAFSPLGASLTDEVAAARAALAADGESPAVAHARLFIGPFEVKVAPWASSYLDPEGTLMGPYSQYAARSYAEAGLGPREGPVEAPDHITHELEFMYYLAFQEATTGEALWLERQQRFWREHLGQWLPRFADALVTHGEGTFYGHLGRLAGDFCRLQNTHLGAGRTLT, from the coding sequence ATGCCCCCGGGGGAGCCGGGGGCGGCCGAGGTTCGCGCCAACGTGTGGTATACGCTGGCGCGGGCCCTCGCCCGCCCCGACACCTGGCCACCCGACTTGGACGAGTTGCTGGAGGGGGCGTTCTCGCCCCTGGGTGCGTCCCTTACGGATGAGGTGGCGGCCGCGCGGGCGGCCCTGGCGGCGGACGGCGAGTCCCCGGCAGTGGCTCATGCGCGGCTGTTCATCGGTCCTTTCGAGGTCAAGGTGGCGCCGTGGGCGTCCTCTTATCTGGACCCGGAAGGGACTCTCATGGGGCCTTACAGTCAGTATGCCGCCCGGTCCTATGCCGAGGCCGGCCTCGGCCCCCGTGAAGGGCCCGTGGAGGCGCCCGATCACATCACCCACGAACTGGAATTCATGTACTACCTCGCCTTCCAGGAGGCCACTACGGGTGAGGCGCTATGGCTGGAACGCCAGCAACGCTTCTGGCGGGAACATCTCGGGCAGTGGTTGCCCCGCTTCGCCGACGCCCTGGTGACCCATGGCGAAGGTACCTTCTATGGCCACCTAGGCCGGCTGGCCGGTGATTTCTGCCGGCTTCAGAACACCCATCTCGGAGCGGGCCGCACCCTGACATAG
- a CDS encoding 4Fe-4S dicluster domain-containing protein, translated as MAKRYAMVIDLHRCVGCAACDIACKSENNVPHNFHWSNHILETTGKFPDVRYRYIPTLCNHCENAPCVTNCPTTAMHKTPEGLTMHDPDKCIGCRLCQLACPYGVIYMNKEEPHAYWREAEEPAIPGCTSTGPEVAERTGVPIPYYNPARASTHQGVRQKGIVEKCTFCDHRLAKGQLPWCVESCPTEARIFGDINDPDSPPSKHLAKYAPKVLKKEKGTRPRVFYVRDF; from the coding sequence ATGGCCAAAAGATATGCAATGGTAATCGACCTCCACAGATGCGTGGGCTGTGCGGCCTGTGACATCGCGTGCAAGAGCGAGAACAACGTCCCCCACAACTTCCACTGGTCGAACCATATTCTCGAGACCACGGGTAAGTTCCCGGATGTGCGTTATCGCTATATCCCCACCCTGTGCAATCACTGCGAGAATGCACCCTGCGTGACCAACTGCCCCACCACGGCGATGCACAAGACGCCGGAGGGCCTCACCATGCACGACCCCGACAAGTGCATCGGCTGCCGGTTGTGCCAGTTGGCCTGCCCCTATGGCGTCATCTATATGAACAAGGAGGAACCCCACGCCTACTGGCGCGAGGCGGAGGAGCCGGCCATTCCCGGCTGCACCTCCACGGGTCCCGAGGTGGCGGAGCGCACCGGGGTGCCCATCCCCTATTACAACCCGGCTCGCGCGTCCACCCATCAGGGTGTCAGGCAGAAGGGCATCGTGGAGAAGTGCACCTTCTGCGACCATCGGCTCGCCAAGGGGCAATTGCCGTGGTGCGTGGAATCCTGCCCGACGGAAGCGCGCATCTTCGGCGACATCAATGACCCCGACAGCCCGCCCAGCAAGCACCTGGCCAAGTACGCACCCAAGGTACTGAAGAAGGAGAAGGGTACGCGGCCGCGGGTGTTCTACGTGCGTGACTTTTGA
- a CDS encoding arsenate reductase (azurin) small subunit, protein MSDLSRRGFLKITGTGVAAGTASLTGAHALAADSPAAPGSTTLPYPHHAVAKAGDLEVNKPVSFSYPDDSSPCALIKTGQAVPGGVGPDGDIVAYSTLCTHMGCPVIYDEAARTFKCPCHFSIFDPEMEGQMVDGQATVDLPRILLDYDAKSGTVNAVAVDGLIYGRQANIL, encoded by the coding sequence ATGAGCGATCTCTCGCGACGTGGTTTCTTGAAAATCACCGGCACCGGCGTGGCCGCCGGCACCGCCAGCCTTACCGGGGCCCATGCCCTGGCCGCCGACAGCCCGGCCGCCCCCGGGAGCACCACCCTGCCCTACCCCCACCACGCGGTGGCCAAGGCCGGCGACCTCGAGGTCAACAAGCCGGTGAGCTTCAGCTATCCCGACGATTCCTCGCCCTGCGCCCTCATCAAGACCGGCCAGGCGGTACCGGGCGGGGTGGGGCCGGACGGCGACATCGTGGCCTACAGCACCCTGTGCACCCACATGGGCTGCCCCGTCATCTACGACGAGGCTGCCCGCACCTTCAAATGCCCCTGCCACTTCAGCATCTTCGACCCCGAGATGGAGGGCCAGATGGTGGATGGCCAGGCCACCGTCGACCTGCCGCGGATCCTCCTCGACTACGACGCCAAGAGCGGCACCGTGAACGCGGTGGCCGTGGACGGCCTCATCTACGGCCGCCAGGCCAACATCCTTTGA
- a CDS encoding PhnD/SsuA/transferrin family substrate-binding protein, with protein sequence MAARTRIPPAPVADSGPSAWLRGWLGAALLWLVVSHALGAEALRIGLTPVFLDDQVTFLKDWQAYLEARLERPVAFIQRTSYKEISDLLLRGELDFGWVCGFPYVRHRPAFRLVAVPVYEGAPRYRSYLITGAGDRSIQGWEDLGGRYFAYSDPDSNSGYLYPRYAMAQQGIDPARLLRGAFFAWGHRNVIEAVAVGLADAGAVDGYVWDTLARDRPALTAATRVVHRSPEFGFPPLVAGLAPRVEERRRLAEVLEAMDGDDAGRRLLQALNLDGFTAGDPALFDGIAHMMTQLEPPLDVAR encoded by the coding sequence GTGGCCGCCAGGACTCGCATCCCCCCGGCGCCGGTCGCGGACAGCGGCCCGTCGGCGTGGCTGAGGGGTTGGCTGGGGGCCGCCCTGCTGTGGCTCGTGGTGTCTCACGCCCTGGGAGCCGAGGCGTTGCGTATCGGCCTCACGCCGGTGTTCCTGGACGACCAGGTCACTTTCCTCAAGGACTGGCAGGCCTATCTGGAGGCCCGCCTCGAGCGTCCCGTGGCGTTCATTCAGCGCACCTCGTACAAGGAAATCTCGGACCTGCTGCTGCGCGGTGAACTCGATTTCGGCTGGGTCTGCGGATTCCCCTATGTGCGCCACCGGCCGGCCTTTCGGCTGGTGGCGGTGCCCGTGTACGAGGGCGCGCCCCGCTACCGCTCCTATCTGATCACCGGCGCCGGGGATCGCTCCATCCAGGGGTGGGAGGACCTGGGGGGGCGATATTTTGCCTACTCGGATCCCGATTCCAACTCCGGCTATCTCTATCCCCGCTATGCCATGGCGCAGCAGGGTATCGATCCCGCCCGCCTGTTGCGGGGCGCGTTCTTCGCCTGGGGGCATCGCAACGTCATCGAGGCGGTGGCCGTGGGCCTGGCCGACGCGGGGGCGGTGGATGGTTATGTATGGGACACCCTGGCCCGCGACCGCCCGGCCCTGACCGCCGCCACCCGGGTGGTGCACCGCTCGCCGGAGTTCGGTTTTCCACCGCTGGTGGCGGGGCTCGCGCCGCGGGTCGAGGAGCGCCGGCGGCTGGCCGAGGTGTTGGAGGCCATGGATGGCGACGACGCGGGACGCCGGTTGCTGCAAGCCCTCAACCTGGACGGCTTCACCGCCGGCGACCCGGCGTTGTTCGACGGCATCGCGCACATGATGACCCAACTGGAGCCGCCCCTCGATGTGGCTCGATAG
- a CDS encoding 4Fe-4S binding protein — protein sequence MSRTSACPVTLKPLSTDHLPSRDTIEYRSRGAVLVVGDGPAVLVTARALTGGHRVVAVLSHGDGAAEPGETLTVIQGRVTSLEGWLGSYRADIDTPHADRACPNEDGRYDIVVDLSEQPLIPHAVAPPGYLRPHPETPHEDIARLAQGLVGGFEKPRYFNYESTLCAHHAFGTTGCTRCIEACDTGAISSAGSRIYVEPHLCQGCAACTLACPTGALTYRLGDRATLLARMTETLAAASTPHPVLVVHSVDEEQAGAPSPGCVLLAVEALAAFGEDLWLAALAHGARRVVLVVPREMPRQTRDLLERRVAIFRAVGEALWDDPQRVTMADDMGVVHGLSGPDMAPAIASASTPSPQETKRPFLSHTLASLEPEEDFAPVRLAADAPYGTIIVNVDRCTLCSTCARVCPTGAIRYDESSRAELRFLEAACVQCGICDRTCPEGAITRVQRLAPAQLRQGWRIVNDGDMARCSACGTAFAPEKLQASLIRKTIAAASVTEAGAEQLQRCPACRHMRHE from the coding sequence ATGAGTCGGACCTCCGCCTGCCCCGTAACCCTGAAACCCCTGTCCACGGATCACCTGCCTTCTCGGGACACCATAGAGTACCGCTCGCGGGGTGCGGTGCTCGTGGTGGGGGACGGACCGGCGGTGTTGGTTACGGCGCGGGCGTTGACCGGCGGCCACCGCGTGGTGGCGGTACTGTCTCATGGCGACGGTGCGGCAGAGCCGGGCGAGACCCTGACGGTCATCCAGGGGCGGGTGACGAGCCTGGAGGGTTGGCTCGGTTCCTACCGCGCCGACATCGACACGCCCCACGCCGACCGTGCATGTCCCAACGAAGATGGTCGCTACGACATCGTGGTGGACCTGTCCGAACAACCCCTCATCCCCCATGCGGTGGCGCCTCCCGGGTATCTGCGCCCACACCCGGAAACGCCGCATGAAGACATCGCACGCCTCGCCCAGGGCCTGGTGGGCGGGTTCGAGAAACCCCGCTATTTCAACTACGAATCCACGCTGTGTGCTCACCACGCCTTCGGCACCACCGGCTGCACCCGCTGCATCGAGGCCTGCGACACCGGCGCCATCTCCTCGGCAGGTAGTCGCATCTACGTGGAGCCCCATCTCTGTCAGGGATGTGCCGCCTGCACCCTGGCCTGTCCCACGGGCGCGCTGACTTACCGCCTCGGGGATCGGGCGACCCTGCTGGCGCGGATGACGGAGACCCTGGCCGCGGCATCCACCCCCCACCCGGTACTGGTGGTCCATAGCGTCGATGAGGAGCAAGCGGGCGCCCCCTCACCCGGCTGTGTCCTGCTGGCGGTGGAAGCCCTGGCCGCCTTCGGCGAGGATCTGTGGCTGGCCGCCCTGGCTCATGGCGCGAGGCGGGTGGTACTGGTGGTGCCGCGGGAGATGCCGCGACAGACCCGGGATCTGCTGGAACGGCGGGTCGCCATCTTCAGGGCCGTGGGCGAGGCCCTGTGGGACGATCCCCAACGGGTGACCATGGCCGATGACATGGGGGTCGTCCACGGCTTGTCTGGGCCGGACATGGCGCCGGCCATAGCAAGTGCCAGTACGCCCTCGCCGCAGGAGACCAAGCGCCCTTTCCTCAGCCATACCCTGGCATCCCTGGAACCGGAGGAGGATTTCGCGCCGGTGCGCCTGGCGGCGGATGCGCCCTACGGCACCATCATCGTGAACGTGGATCGCTGTACCCTGTGTTCCACCTGCGCGCGCGTGTGTCCCACGGGGGCCATCCGCTATGATGAATCATCCCGTGCCGAATTGCGGTTCCTGGAGGCCGCCTGCGTGCAATGCGGGATCTGTGACCGCACCTGCCCCGAAGGGGCCATCACCCGCGTGCAACGCCTCGCCCCCGCACAGCTGCGCCAGGGCTGGCGCATCGTGAACGATGGTGACATGGCACGCTGTAGCGCCTGCGGCACGGCCTTCGCTCCGGAGAAGCTCCAGGCCTCACTGATCCGCAAGACCATCGCGGCGGCGAGCGTGACGGAAGCAGGCGCCGAGCAGCTGCAACGCTGCCCGGCGTGCCGCCATATGCGCCACGAATGA